Proteins from a single region of Oreochromis niloticus isolate F11D_XX linkage group LG7, O_niloticus_UMD_NMBU, whole genome shotgun sequence:
- the st8sia5 gene encoding alpha-2,8-sialyltransferase 8E isoform X2: MLRRKMGYSDPSSGKDLLGSRSLCFIFICAFGLVTLLQQILYGKNYIKSAQQFSRLKGDETGNWTGPVNFSDDGSLKPARNGRKRYLENYDGSFDYNSTACRELRQEIIDVKVLTMVKTSDLFERWRNLQVCRWEQNKEEASNFKMSLSRCCNAPNFLFTTKRNTPAGTKLRYEVDTSGILPITTEIFKMLPDDMPYSKSQFKKCAVIGNGGIIKNSKCGKEIDSADFVFRCNIPPINDKYSADVGTKTDLVTINPSIITERFQKLEKWRRPFYDVLQNYENSSVVLPAFYNTRNTDVSFRVKYMLDDFDSQRGVFFFHPQYLLNVQRFWAVQGVRAKRLSSGLMLVTAALEMCEEVHLYGFWAFPMNPSGIFITHHYYDNVKPRPGFHAMPHEIFNFIHMHTRGIINVHTGPCA; this comes from the exons ATGCTGCGCCGAAAAATGGGATACTCCGACCCGTCGTCGGGTAAAGACTTGCTCGGCAGCAGATCTCtttgtttcatatttatttGCGCGTTTGGGCTCGTCACACTTTTGCAGCAGATTCTCTACGGGAAAAACTACATCAAGAG TGCGCAACAGTTTAGCCGACTCAAAGGGGACGAGACAGGAAATTGGACCGGTCCCGTTAATTTCTCCGATGACGGATCTCTGAAGCCTGCCAGAAATGGAAGGAAAAG GTATTTGGAAAACTATGATGGCTCCTTTGACTACAACTCTACTGCATGCAGGGAGCTCAGACAGGAGATTATAGACGTCAAAGTGCTGACAAT GGTGAAAACGTCAGATCTCTTTGAAAGATGGCGAAACCTGCAGGTGTGTAGGTGGGAGCAGAACAAGGAGGAGGCCAGCAACTTTAA GATGTCTCTGTCTCGCTGCTGTAATGCTCCCAACTTTCTGTTCACGACCAAGAGGAACACTCCTGCAGGGACCAAGCTGAGGTACGAGGTGGACACCAGTGGTATCCTTCCCATTACTACTGAGATCTTCAAGATGTTACCAGAT GATATGCCGTATTCCAAGTCGCAGTTCAAGAAATGTGCTGTCATTGGAAATGGTGGTATCATCAAGAACAGCAAATGTGGAAAGGAAATTGACTCAGCAGATTTTGTTTTTAG aTGCAACATACCGCCCATTAATGACAAATATTCAGCAGATGTTGGGACTAAAACAGATCTGGTGACAATAAACCCGAGCATTATAACTGAGAG ATttcagaagctggagaaatggCGGAGGCCGTTTTATGACGTCCTTCAGAATTACGAAAACTCCTCAGTGGTGCTACCTGCGTTCTACAACACCCGCAACACCGACGTGTCATTCAGAGTTAAGTATATGCTGGATGATTTTGACTCCCAGAGAGGTGTGTTCTTCTTCCACCCGCAGTATCTGCTTAACGTGCAGCGCTTCTGGGCAGTGCAGGGCGTCCGCGCCAAACGGCTCAGCAGCGGCCTGATGCTAGTCACCGCCGCATTAGAGATGTGCGAGGAGGTCCACCTCTACGGTTTCTGGGCGTTTCCTATGAACCCCTCTGGCATCTTCATCACACACCACTACTACGACAACGTCAAACCACGGCCGGGCTTTCACGCAATGCCTCATGAAATTTTCAACTTCATTCACATGCATACACGTGGGATCATCAACGTACACACAGGGCCATGCGCATGA
- the st8sia5 gene encoding alpha-2,8-sialyltransferase 8E isoform X1, with translation MLRRKMGYSDPSSGKDLLGSRSLCFIFICAFGLVTLLQQILYGKNYIKSAQQFSRLKGDETGNWTGPVNFSDDGSLKPARNGRKRCFRQNFQPDSQISVIVTPCLADIKKKKKRPQRYLENYDGSFDYNSTACRELRQEIIDVKVLTMVKTSDLFERWRNLQVCRWEQNKEEASNFKMSLSRCCNAPNFLFTTKRNTPAGTKLRYEVDTSGILPITTEIFKMLPDDMPYSKSQFKKCAVIGNGGIIKNSKCGKEIDSADFVFRCNIPPINDKYSADVGTKTDLVTINPSIITERFQKLEKWRRPFYDVLQNYENSSVVLPAFYNTRNTDVSFRVKYMLDDFDSQRGVFFFHPQYLLNVQRFWAVQGVRAKRLSSGLMLVTAALEMCEEVHLYGFWAFPMNPSGIFITHHYYDNVKPRPGFHAMPHEIFNFIHMHTRGIINVHTGPCA, from the exons ATGCTGCGCCGAAAAATGGGATACTCCGACCCGTCGTCGGGTAAAGACTTGCTCGGCAGCAGATCTCtttgtttcatatttatttGCGCGTTTGGGCTCGTCACACTTTTGCAGCAGATTCTCTACGGGAAAAACTACATCAAGAG TGCGCAACAGTTTAGCCGACTCAAAGGGGACGAGACAGGAAATTGGACCGGTCCCGTTAATTTCTCCGATGACGGATCTCTGAAGCCTGCCAGAAATGGAAGGAAAAG ATGTTTCCGTCAGAATTTTCAGCCAGATTCACAGATCTCCGTAATAGTCACACCCTGCCTAGCTGatattaagaagaaaaaaaaacgccCTCAAAG GTATTTGGAAAACTATGATGGCTCCTTTGACTACAACTCTACTGCATGCAGGGAGCTCAGACAGGAGATTATAGACGTCAAAGTGCTGACAAT GGTGAAAACGTCAGATCTCTTTGAAAGATGGCGAAACCTGCAGGTGTGTAGGTGGGAGCAGAACAAGGAGGAGGCCAGCAACTTTAA GATGTCTCTGTCTCGCTGCTGTAATGCTCCCAACTTTCTGTTCACGACCAAGAGGAACACTCCTGCAGGGACCAAGCTGAGGTACGAGGTGGACACCAGTGGTATCCTTCCCATTACTACTGAGATCTTCAAGATGTTACCAGAT GATATGCCGTATTCCAAGTCGCAGTTCAAGAAATGTGCTGTCATTGGAAATGGTGGTATCATCAAGAACAGCAAATGTGGAAAGGAAATTGACTCAGCAGATTTTGTTTTTAG aTGCAACATACCGCCCATTAATGACAAATATTCAGCAGATGTTGGGACTAAAACAGATCTGGTGACAATAAACCCGAGCATTATAACTGAGAG ATttcagaagctggagaaatggCGGAGGCCGTTTTATGACGTCCTTCAGAATTACGAAAACTCCTCAGTGGTGCTACCTGCGTTCTACAACACCCGCAACACCGACGTGTCATTCAGAGTTAAGTATATGCTGGATGATTTTGACTCCCAGAGAGGTGTGTTCTTCTTCCACCCGCAGTATCTGCTTAACGTGCAGCGCTTCTGGGCAGTGCAGGGCGTCCGCGCCAAACGGCTCAGCAGCGGCCTGATGCTAGTCACCGCCGCATTAGAGATGTGCGAGGAGGTCCACCTCTACGGTTTCTGGGCGTTTCCTATGAACCCCTCTGGCATCTTCATCACACACCACTACTACGACAACGTCAAACCACGGCCGGGCTTTCACGCAATGCCTCATGAAATTTTCAACTTCATTCACATGCATACACGTGGGATCATCAACGTACACACAGGGCCATGCGCATGA
- the st8sia5 gene encoding alpha-2,8-sialyltransferase 8E isoform X3 yields MLRRKMGYSDPSSGKDLLGSRSLCFIFICAFGLVTLLQQILYGKNYIKRYLENYDGSFDYNSTACRELRQEIIDVKVLTMVKTSDLFERWRNLQVCRWEQNKEEASNFKMSLSRCCNAPNFLFTTKRNTPAGTKLRYEVDTSGILPITTEIFKMLPDDMPYSKSQFKKCAVIGNGGIIKNSKCGKEIDSADFVFRCNIPPINDKYSADVGTKTDLVTINPSIITERFQKLEKWRRPFYDVLQNYENSSVVLPAFYNTRNTDVSFRVKYMLDDFDSQRGVFFFHPQYLLNVQRFWAVQGVRAKRLSSGLMLVTAALEMCEEVHLYGFWAFPMNPSGIFITHHYYDNVKPRPGFHAMPHEIFNFIHMHTRGIINVHTGPCA; encoded by the exons ATGCTGCGCCGAAAAATGGGATACTCCGACCCGTCGTCGGGTAAAGACTTGCTCGGCAGCAGATCTCtttgtttcatatttatttGCGCGTTTGGGCTCGTCACACTTTTGCAGCAGATTCTCTACGGGAAAAACTACATCAAGAG GTATTTGGAAAACTATGATGGCTCCTTTGACTACAACTCTACTGCATGCAGGGAGCTCAGACAGGAGATTATAGACGTCAAAGTGCTGACAAT GGTGAAAACGTCAGATCTCTTTGAAAGATGGCGAAACCTGCAGGTGTGTAGGTGGGAGCAGAACAAGGAGGAGGCCAGCAACTTTAA GATGTCTCTGTCTCGCTGCTGTAATGCTCCCAACTTTCTGTTCACGACCAAGAGGAACACTCCTGCAGGGACCAAGCTGAGGTACGAGGTGGACACCAGTGGTATCCTTCCCATTACTACTGAGATCTTCAAGATGTTACCAGAT GATATGCCGTATTCCAAGTCGCAGTTCAAGAAATGTGCTGTCATTGGAAATGGTGGTATCATCAAGAACAGCAAATGTGGAAAGGAAATTGACTCAGCAGATTTTGTTTTTAG aTGCAACATACCGCCCATTAATGACAAATATTCAGCAGATGTTGGGACTAAAACAGATCTGGTGACAATAAACCCGAGCATTATAACTGAGAG ATttcagaagctggagaaatggCGGAGGCCGTTTTATGACGTCCTTCAGAATTACGAAAACTCCTCAGTGGTGCTACCTGCGTTCTACAACACCCGCAACACCGACGTGTCATTCAGAGTTAAGTATATGCTGGATGATTTTGACTCCCAGAGAGGTGTGTTCTTCTTCCACCCGCAGTATCTGCTTAACGTGCAGCGCTTCTGGGCAGTGCAGGGCGTCCGCGCCAAACGGCTCAGCAGCGGCCTGATGCTAGTCACCGCCGCATTAGAGATGTGCGAGGAGGTCCACCTCTACGGTTTCTGGGCGTTTCCTATGAACCCCTCTGGCATCTTCATCACACACCACTACTACGACAACGTCAAACCACGGCCGGGCTTTCACGCAATGCCTCATGAAATTTTCAACTTCATTCACATGCATACACGTGGGATCATCAACGTACACACAGGGCCATGCGCATGA